A genomic stretch from Eretmochelys imbricata isolate rEreImb1 chromosome 24, rEreImb1.hap1, whole genome shotgun sequence includes:
- the LOC144279612 gene encoding phospholipase A2 inhibitor and Ly6/PLAUR domain-containing protein-like, with product MLPRCSAHCSKHPGTMWVALPLCLLSALLATGSALQCEVCASRDLSCSGPLQPCAPSEGTCVTIVAEIRLEGSSFSYTGKSCLEPKNCEPGPFSLTYAHNVTVRVNIACCDTDGCNAGAIPVPTVSSVPNGRQCLTLFNVEPFHRQGSGMLACTGAEDHCVDESGRLTVGGITVMKIAAGCASPGAWRKRVGERKYVQCVGDWLIRAKCYPAPRAGGGIGEP from the exons atgcttcctcgctgttctgctcactgcagtaaACACccaggcaccatgtgggtggctctgcccctctgcctgctgtccgctctcctggccacag ggagcgctctgcaatgcgaggtgtgtgcgtccagagacctatcgtgctccggccccctgcagccctgcgccccctcggaagggacctgcgtcaccatcgtggcagagatcaggctgg agggatcctccttctcctacacgggtaaatcgtgcctggagcccaagaactgtgagcccggccccttctcgctgacctacgcgcacaatgtcaccgtgcgggtgaacatcgcctgctgtgacaccgacggctgcaacgctggggccatcccag tgccaactgtgagctccgtccccaacggccGGCAGTGCCTGACACTTTTCAATGTGGAGCCTTTTCacaggcaggggagtgggatgtTGGCTTGCACCGGTgccgaggaccattgtgttgaCGAATCTGGGCGATTAACAgtgg GTGGCATCACTGTGATGAAGATTgcggctggatgtgcctcccctggcgcttggaggaagagagtgggggagaggaaatacgTCCAGTGTGTGGGGGATTGGCTGATCCGGGCcaagtgctacccagctcccagggccggcgggggcatcggggagccctga